TTTTCTGGTTCGTTGTTATTACAAGTCAATCAGGTAATTGAATATCTGGACTTCCATAATGCCCTGCATTCAGAGATTCGGGGCATGAAGCGTTTGGACAGCCGGGATTATCCGGTGGAATCTTTACGTGAAGCGATATTCAATGCGTTTGTGCATCGTGATTATGGGTTCAGTGGCAGCATTCTGGTGAGCGTTTATGAGGATAGGATTGAAATTTTGTCTTTAGGAGGACTCGCAGAAGGCGTGACTTATAACGATATGATGTTGGGCGTATCCATTCCACGCAATCCAAAACTAGCAGAAATATTTTATCGCCTGCACTATGTTGAGGCATTTGGTACAGGTGTGCGGCGTATTCTGACCGATTATGCGGAATGTGAGGAAAAACCACAGTTTTTGGTGTCGGATAATGCTGTTAAGGTGATTTTGCCGAATCTTCATGCTGAGTGGGATCATCCTGTAATCGCTGAGGATGTTGTACAAGATGAACGGCAGGAGTATACAACTGAAATAGCGGCTGATGAAGGCGTTTATCAGTTGATAGCCGCAGGTTTGGACAGTCGCAAGAAGTTGCAGTCAGAATTAGGTTTTTCCCTGACTAAAACGGTGAATATTTTGCGGAAACTGTTGGATGAAGGCAGAATTCAACGAGTGGGCAATGGCAAGAATACACGCTATCGGTGCAAATGATATTAGAATTGCATTAGATTCCACGCTCAAAGTGGCATTTTAGGTGGAAATATGATAGTATATTTTAGTAATATAAGAAAACTGGCGGAGTTCCGCCATACAGATAGGGGATAATCATTTTGCTTACACCAATGGACATACACAACAAGGATTTCAAGCGCAGCTTCCGCGGTTATAACGAGGATGAGATTGACGATTTCCTTGATAAAGTAGTAAACGATTATGAAAAGCTCTTCCGGGAAAATGACCGTCTGAAGGAAGATTTGGCCCGGGCGCAGAAGGATAATGAGCAGTATCATCAGTTGGAACAGAATCTGAAGGATACGCTGCTCGTGGCCCAGAAGACGGCGGAGGAAGTAACCAGCAACGCCCGGAAGAACGCCGAGGAAACCCGCGAAAACACCGCTAAGGAATGTCAGAACAAGATTCAGGAAGCGGAAATGAATGCGGCCAAAATCATCGAAGATGCCAAGGCCAAAGCACAGGTGATTGTAGCGGAGTACGACCGCCTGGTACGCGAAAAGAATAACTTCCTGCGTAAGGTCAAGATTACCATGGAATCGGAACTGGCCATCATCAACGAAACCCTTTCCGAGCTGCCTGACCCAGAGAAGGAAGAGCGCGAAAAGAAGGCTATGGGCACGCAGGCAGAGGCTCTGCAGAAGGCATTGTCCGAGCATCAGGCTGTTCCCTATGAGGCCAAGGAACTCGGCGAGGAAGAGTCTGACGAGGAGAAGCAGGAGGACTAAGGTACATTGGCAGGGGGATTGTTTTTTGTACTGCTGGTGTTAGACCAGTTGGTAAAAGGCTTAGTCACGCTAACGATGACGCCGGGAGAGAGTGTTCCCGTCATCAAAAATTTCTTTCATATCACCTATGTCCTGAATCCCGGGGCGGCTTTCGGCATACTGCCCCATCAAAGCTGGTTCTTTATTCTGGCCGGCGCAGCAATGATTGCGGTGTTTTGTTTTTATTACCCTAAGCTGAAACAGCATTGTGCTTACTTTCATTATGGCTGCGTGGCATTGCTGTCCGGGGCGGTCAGCAATCTGATTGACCGGGTGCGCAGCGGGCTGGTCATTGACTTTTTTGACTTCCGGGTATGGCCGGTGTTCAACATTGCGGATATTGCCATTGTGCTGGGGGTTATCAGCATGATTTATGCCATTCTCTACAAGGAAAAGGAAACGGATGAATAATATGGAACCTATGGTATTTAAGGCAGAGGTAAAGGGACAGCGTCTGGATGTGTTCGTGGTGGAACACTGTCCGGAGCTTTCTCGTTCCCATGTGCAAAAACTCATTGAACAGGGAATGGTGCTGGTGGATGGTGCTCAGCGCAAGGCCAATTATAAATTGCGGGGCACGGAGGAAGTGCAGGTGTCGGTTCCCGAGGCGGAGCCCATCACCGCTGCGCCCGAGGATATTCCGCTGGACATTCTCTATGAGGATAAGGACATCATTGTGGTGAACAAGGCTCGGGGCATGGTCGTGCATCCGGCTTCGGGGGTATACAGCGGCACGTTGGTCAACGCGCTGCTTCATCATTGCCAGGATTTATCCGGCATCAATGGGGAAATCCGTCCCGGCATTGTCCATCGTCTGGATAAGGACACTTCCGGTGTCATGGTCTGTGCGAAAAATGACACGGCCCATTTGGACTTGGCTGAGCAGATTCGCACAAAGACGGCGCACCGCACCTATTGGGCCATTGTTCACGGCAACATCAAGGAAGAAGCGGGCATTATCAAGGGCGATATTGGCCGTCATCCCACCGACCGCAAGAAGATGGCTATTGTGCGGGAAAATGGCAAGCCTGCGGTAACGCATTTCAAGGTGCTCGAGCGGTTCGGCGAATATACTTTGGTGGAGTGCAAGCTGGAAACGGGGCGTACCCATCAGATTCGCGTTCATATGACCAGTATTGGTCATCCTTTGGTCAATGACCCCAAGTATGGGCCGAAGAAGTCTTCGCCCTTTGCCATTCAGGGACAGGCCCTGCATTCTTTGCAGCTGACGCTGACTCATCCCGTGACCAAAGAGGAAATGACTTTTACGGCACCTGTGCCCAGTGATATGGAAAAGATTTTGACCGGCCTGCGCAACAAGCGCATGAAGGCGCAGCAATAACAGGAGGCGAGGAAGATGGAATTTACCGATAAGACCGTCCTGATGGATAGCGAAGGCATCCGCCGGGCGCTGACCCGTATCTCCCATGAGATTGTGGAGAAGAACAAGGGCGTGGAAAATATCGTTCTGGTGGGCATTCGTACCCGGGGCGTTCCCATTGCGGAGCGTCTAGCGGCTAATATCGAGAAAATCGAAGGGCAAAAGCCGCCGGTGGGCGTGCTGGACATCACCCTTTATCGGGATGACTTGTCAACACTGGCCTATCAGCCCATTGTACGGCCTACGGAACTGCCGGTGGACATCACAGGCAAGACCGTAGTGCTCGTGGATGATGTGCTCTACACGGGGCGTACCATCCGTGCGGCTTTGGATGCGATTATCGACAACGGCCGTCCCAAGACCATTCAGCTTGCGGTGCTCATTGACCGCGGCCATCGGGAACTGCCCATCCGCGCCGACTTCGTGGGCAAGAACGTACCCACATCTTCCAAAGAAGCCATCAGCGTGCAGCTGCAGTCTACGGATGAAGCCGAGCAGGTCATGCTAAGAGAAATAAAGGAATAAGAAAAATCCCTGACATGTCAATTGACGGGTCAGGGATTTTTCTTATGCTTTTTTCGGTTCCGGCAGCAGGAAGGTGGCGGCGGCGCAGCAGATGGAGATGGCGAGGATGACCAGCATCACTGCGGCAATGCCGTAGCTGTCAGCGTACCAGCCGAGGGAGGGCACGATGATGCCGCCAAGGCTGAAGGAGAGGCCCAGAGTTACGCCGGAAGCAAAGCCGAGGCTCTTAGCCAGATAGCTTTGACCAAGCACCACAAAGGCGGCGTAGGGGCCCTGCATGGCAAAGCTCATGGGAATCAGCATGGCATAGACGGCCCAGATGTTCTGGGTAAAGACGATGACGGCAAGACAGGGCACCAACAGGCAGGCACCATAGCGCATGGTGCGGACATAGCCCTTGCGGTCAGCGAGCAAGCCGCCGACCAAGGTAGCCAGCACACCGGCAATGGAGATGATGGAAAGCGTTGCACTGCCCACGGCATGGCTGGCGCCGAGCACCTGAATGCAGAACAGGGGCAGGAAGCTGCTGATGGCCGTAAAGAGGGTGGAGCGGAAGACGATGACGAGGAAGAGCCGGGAGAAGGCCCGCCAATCGTTTTCGCGTGGAATGGGATTGTCTGTCGCTTTTTTGGTCACGGCGGCTAATTGCCGAGCGGATTCCCGACGGATGGCCGGTGCAGCCAGAGCAATCATGGCGGCGGTGAACAGGGAGGCGATGGCGTAAAAGGCTGTGCCTTTCATGCCGAAGGTGGTGACGAGAAAGACGGCCAGAAGCGGGCCGAGGCCGAATCCGCCGTTGCCGCCAACGCTGAAGATGCTCATGCCCTGTCCCTTTTTCTTTCCGGCAATGGCGTTGACGTTGCGGGCGGCTTCCGGATGGAAGATGGAACTGCCGATACCCATGAGGGTGACGGCGGCAAAGATGCTCCAATAGTTGGTGACAAAACCTGTAACGCCTAGGGAAAGGCCTGCCATCAGCACGCCTAAGACCATAAACCACTGGCGGGAACCCTTGTCCGCCAGCCAACCGAACAGGGGCTGGATGATGGAGGACAGGAAGGAGGAGGCGAACATCAGCCCCGCAATGGAGGTGTAGTCCATGCCGTATTCGCTGACGAAGAAGGGCAATAGTGCCGGCAGGGAACCCGAGTTGATATCAACACTGAGGTGTCCGGCTGACAGCATATAGAGATATTTTTTATTCATGGTGGGAATGCTCCTTTGGAATCGATAATTTATATTGTAACAAGTTTTATCGTGACAAGCAATTTTTGATTTTACAAGGTTACGTTTGGCGGCCCATTTCATTTTGAACAATAGCTTATGTTATGTTATAATGTACTTTGTTAATTTATGAATTGTAGAGGTTCCGGTTGTATGGATAATGTATATTCGCTGGTCGAACATTTTTATGAAGAAAATAATGCTGCCGGGCAGATTGTGCCACAGGAGACTGTGGAGGCATATTTGCGCCGCAATGCCTGGCATGGAGCTGATGATGATGAGCTCAAGCGCATTTGGAGCATTATTTCCCTGCTCATCAATTATGTTGACCAGCTGAATCTCTATTCGTTTGTCTCGCTGACGGTGTACGATTATCAGGAACTCATTTATCGTTACGCCAACGACCGGGCGGATTTTATGTTGGCGGAGGCGGATATCATTAAGTTCTTCGCGGCAGCGGATAAATTCTATGAATATCTTCAGCGCACCTGTAAGACTGACGATTACCGGCAGGGCTTGCAGGCGGCCAAGGATTCCCTTTATGAAGGCGGCTATTTCTTCCTGCCGGACAGGCGGGATGGTGACGAGTTCTACAGTTCTCTGGAGCATATGGAGGAAGTGCCTGCGGAAACCATGCAGCGCCTCAACAAGATGCTCGATGAACTTTTGCACCGGATTGATGATTATTATAAACAGCCTTCTTTCCGCCGTGATATGGACCGGGCGGTCGTGATGTATGCCGGGCCGGAGTATGATGGACAGGAGGCCTTGCCGGAAGAGGAACGGCGTAATTTTTGGTTCGGCTTCTGGGATTTTTTCCTGTTCGATTATCATCTCATTGGCTCGGATGCTATTCCCCTGCGCCATTATTATGAGCACGAGCGGGACAAGCTCTCGACCTCGGAGCAGGATATCTTGCGGGATTTACTGCGTTCTCGGTTCACCGTGTTTCGCATTGAAGCGGTGGCTGAGGACTTTGTCAGCTGCCGTAACTTCTTCACGGGCGAGAATTTTGAACTGCCGGTGCCGGAATTGGCGCTGGGCAATTATAACAACTGCATTCTCTATGGACATATTCATTCCCATGGGGTGATGCTGCTCAATTACATCACGACATTGACGGCTAGCCGCAAGCTGCAGCAGCGGATGCGGGATGTGATTTTACGGCAGTATGAGCTGTTCAAGTTTCAGAGCCCGCAGGCGGAGCTGAAGGATTTCTTTGCCCGTCATGCAGGTGTGGTACGTCATACCTTGCAGATTTTAGCCGGTTATGCACAGCTCAACGTGCTCAAGAGCCGTCATGTGATGCAGCCTCTGCCGGATAATCCCGAGGTGGCAGACAATTTCAAGGCGGACATTGATTTACTGCGGCGAGTGGCCAAGCATGTGGGCTTCAGCAAGTTTGAAATTGGACTGCTGGTCAAATTCTTTACGGATTATATGACGGTGGCGGCTTTGGATAAGACCGACGATATTCTGATTACGGCGCTGCTGTTGAAGTTTGCGCAGATAAATGGCGTGGACTTGTCCGGCCAGTCGGAGATTTACGAGCTCTTGGGCATCGACAGCGAATCGGTCTGGGCTGCGATGAAGCGGATTTTTGAGACATTGGATTGCGGGATGTTTGACCCCCGCTATTTGACGGAAGAGGCCTTTATCAAGAGTCTTTATTATGGATAAAACGAGGTGAGAGTCATGGAACAGGATGAAAGCAAAGTCCGGGTGATGTCCCCAAATGAAAGCGATAATTATGACGGTGTAACGATTGAAGAGGGCGGCGAGAGCCAGTCCCGTCAGTCTGCCGGCGGTTTTCATCACCGTGCGGGAAATTTTGGTCAGGTCTTTACGGTGCGCACCTTTAGCTGGCGGGAACTGCTGCTCGGCCCCGGAGGCTGGCAGCGGCTTTTGATGCTGGTGGGCGCGGTGGCTGTGCTGGGCTTCCTGTTCTTCGTGGCTCTGCCGGTAATCGTGGTGTTGTTGGGCGTGGGCGTGGCGATATGGCTCGTGCTGCGTCTCTTTTTAGGCAGATAAGGAGGGGTTGGCATGGATTTTCTTGGCATTGCAGATGAGGAATTCATTCGTCAGGATGTGCCCATGACGAAACAGGAAATCCGGATTTTGAGCCTGGTGAAGGCACAGATTGCTCCGGATGCGGTGGTTTATGATATCGGTGCAGGTACCGGCTCCATTTCCATTGAGGCGGCAAGGCTGGCACCGCAGGGGCAGGTTTATGCCATTGAGCGCAGCAGTGAGGGGATTGGCCTCATCCGCGCCAATGTAGCCAATTTTGCGGTGAAAAACGTGACGGTGATTCAGGCCGAAGCTCCCGAAGGACTGGCTGACCTGCCCGAGGCAGATGCGATTCTGATTGGCGGCAGCGGCGGCAATCTGCAGGAAATTTTGACAGAAGTAACGCCAAAGCTCAAGGCATCCGGCCGTCTGGTGCTCAACTGCATCACGGTGCAGACGTTGATGCAGTGCATTGAGTTCATGCGGGAGCATTCGGATACGTACATCTACGAGGCCATTCAGGTGCAGGTAACGCGCTTGCAGCAGGTGGGAACATACGATATGGCCAAAGCCAACAATCCGATTTACATTGTCACCTGTTGGAAAAAGTAAAGAAACTTGAATTTTTGTGAGAGAAGGAATAAGGATGGTACATATTGTGGGAGCAGGCCCGGGTGACCCGGAACTGATTACGGTCAAAGGGGCCAATTACCTGAAAGAAGCAGATGTGGTTATTTACGCCGGGTCATTGGTGAATCCGAAGTTGTTGGAATACTGCCGCGAGGATGCGCAGATTCATAACTCCGCTTCCATGACGCTGGATGAAGTGGTGGCAACCATTGAACAGGCGGAAAAAGAGGGCAAGATGACGGTGCGCCTCCACACAGGCGACCCCTCCGTTTATGGTGCCATTCAGGAACAGATGGATGCCTTCCGCAAGAAGAACATCGAGTTTGACATTGTGCCGGGGGTAAGCTCCTGCTTTGCCACGGCGGCAGCCCTGCAGCAGGAATACACCCTGCCGGGCATCAGCCAGACGGTCATCATCACGCGCAACGAGGGCCGTACGCCGGTGCCGGACAAGGAAAAGCTCCGCAGTCTGGCCCAGCATCAGTCCACCATGTGCATTTACCTGTCCATCACGATGCTCGACAAGGTGGTGGAAGAACTCATGGCGGGCGGTTATCCGGCAGATACCCCCATTGCTATCGTGCAGCGGGCTTCTTGGCCCGAGCAGAAAATCGTGCGGGGCACTCTTGAAACCATTGTCAAGGACATTGAGGGCAAGGATATCGACCGCACGGCCATGATTGTGGTGAGCCATTGCCTCGGAGCGGATTACGATTTGTCCCGTCTTTATGCGCCGGAGTTCTCCCATATGTTCCGAAAGGCTGTGAAAGAATGAGATTAGCTTGTATGGCGATTACGGAGCAGGGCTTGCAGCTCGCTCAAACCATAAGACATTGCCTGGATGAATATGTGGACATCTACGTCAGCGAAAAGCTGGTGCCGAATGAGGACGCCAAGAAAAAAATGCAGGTGCATACCTTTGGCAAGCTCAGTGAGGCTGTGACAAAGAATTTTCAGGCCTATGAAGGACTGATTTTCGTCATGGCTACGGGCATTGTGGTGCGCACCATTGCACCCTTGCTGCAGGACAAGCTTACGGACCCTGCAGTGGTTGTCTTTGACGAACAGGGCAAGCACGGCATCAGCCTGTTGTCCGGCCATGTCGGCGGCGCCAACGAACTAACCCGTCAGATTTGTCAGGCCATTGGTGCCGGTGCGGTGATTACCACGGCTACGGACATCAATGAAAAGCTGGCTCCAGATGCGCTGGCTACCCGTTTGGGACTGCGCCCCTGGCCGAAAGTGCGCATTAAGACCATGAATGCGGGTCTGTTGGAAGGGCGGAAGCTCCACTGGCGCATTGACCGAACGCTGCCCCATAGCGTCTTTTACAAGCGGAAACTGGAGCAGTATGGGCAGTGGGCAGACTTATGCGTGCCCAGTCAGCTGCTGGCTGTACTCCCTGAGGAAAAGGAGCAGCTGGAAGTTGTGATTATTGGGGAAAGGCAGCTGCCGGAACTGGCGGATTTGCCGAAGAACATTCTCTGCCTTACGCCGCGCAGGCTCATTGCCGGGGTAGGCTGCCGCAGAGGAACGCCTGCGGCGCTGGTGATGTCCGCTTTGGATACGGCCTGCCGCATGATTGGTCGCGACCGCTCCTTTATCGACGAGCTGGCCAGTACCATCGTGAAGAAACACGAGGCAGGTATCGTCTATGCGGGTGACAGTCTGGTGCGTCCCGTAAAATTCTACGACAACGATAAGATGGAAAAGATGATTGAAGTCCATCAGCTCGAAGAGTCGGACTTCGTCAAGGAAAATATCGGCATTGGCAACGTCTGCGAAGCGGCCGCTTATTGCTCCGTTGGTGATAAGGGCGGCAGACTGGCCTTGCGGAAAACGAATTTTGAAAAGGTGACGGTGGCTTTATTATGGGAAAAATAACAGTTGTAGGCATTGGCCCGGGCAGCCTCTTGGACATGACCCCGCGGGCACGGCAGGCCATTGAGTCTGCAGAGGTAATCGCCGGTTACAATACCTATATCAAGCTGATTGAGGAACTCTTAGGGGACCGCAAGGTTATCGGCACGGCCATGATGCAGGAAATCGACCGCTGCAAAATGGCCGTGGCTGAGGCGGCAGAAGGCCGTGATACCGTAGTGGTATCCAGCGGTGATGCCGGCGTCTACGGCATGGCAGGTTTGGTCTTGGAATTGGTATTGCAGCAGCCGGAGGATAAACGTCCGGAATTTGGCGGCGTGATTGCCGGCGTGTCTGCCGTCAATGCGGCAGCCTCTGTATTGGGCGCGCCTTTGATGCACGACTTTGCCGTCATCAGCCTGTCGGATTTGCTGACGCCTTGGGAGACCATTGAGAAGCGCATTGAAATGGCCGCACAGGGAGATTTTGTTACGGCACTTTACAACCCCAAGAGCAAGAAGCGGGTGGAAAATATCGAGCGGGTGCGCGAAATCATGCTGCAGCACCGCAAGTCTGATACGCCGGTGGGCATCGTGACGGCTGCCAGCCGCGAGGGTGAGGGCAAGATTATCTCCACGCTGGAGGACTTCACCAAGCAGGAAATCAATATGTTCTCGCTGGTCATCATCGGCAACTCCATGACCTATGTGAAGGACGGCTATATGATTACGCCCCGCGGTTATGGCAATAAGGAGCCGGGCTTATGATTTTCGTGCTGGCAGGCACCCAGGACGGCCGGGAAATCGTCAGGCTCCTGCTGGAACAGGGCCATGATGTGGCAGCTTCCGTGGTGAGCAGCTACGGCGGAGAACTGCTGGCCCATGCCTGCGGGCAGAGATGCCTGATTAACGATAAGCCGCTGGATGAAGCGGCGCTCAAGGATTATCTGCAGGAGCATGACATCCGCCTGCTTGTGGATGCCAGCCATCCCTATGCGGCCAATGTGAGCCGCAATGCCATAGCGGTCTGTCAGGCTCTGTCCATCCCCTATATCCGCTACGAGCGTGACTTGTCAAAACTCGATTACGACAGGATTACCGTGGTGCACAGCTATGAAGAAGCGGCGCAGGCAGCAGCAGCGTTGGGGACAAAGATATTCCTCACCACCGGCAGCCGCAATCTGGATAAATTCGTGCACAGTCCGGACTTAAGGGACTGCGAACTCACGGCAAGGGTCCTGCCCACTGCCGAGGTTATCGGTTTATGTGAATCGCTGGGATTGGATGCCGGTCATATTGTAGCGCTGCAGGGACCGTTTTCCCAGGAGCTTAATCGGGAGCTGTTCCACAAGTATGGGGCGGAAGTTATCATCACCAAAAACAGCGGCACCATTGGCGGTACGGATACGAAATTTGCCGCTGCGGCTGAACTTAATCTGCCCATTGTGCTTATTGATAGGCCAAAGTTAAATTATCCGTGTATAACCCATGACTATGCAGAGGTTTTGGCCTTTGCCAAGCAATGATACAGAGAAATAATTCCTGTCACAGGCAGGGATTATTTTTTTGCAATAAAAAACTGCTGCGCAGGGAGTCTGCGCAGCAGCGTAAAGATTCAGGTTTTAGTTGTTTTTATTGCCGAGTACCGTCTTGCCGAAGATGGCCAGCGTTACGAGGAATACGATAAGGCCTAAGAATTCAGCCGTATCGGCAAAATCCTTGCCGACGAGCGCCAACGGACTGTCACTGCCGCCGCTCGTAACCGAAACAACGATGATGCCGGCGAGGGCAACACCAATCAGCGATTCGCCTTTGGCAACTGTACATCCGCAATGTACAATCATCGAAAACATTAGATCACATTCAAAAATATTATAAAAGATGTATGTGTGTATACATGTAACTTGAACGTGCCTTGAATATATCTGCAGGGTGCGTAAGCAGGATAAATGTGATAATATATACAATGTATGATAGAGAAGATGAGGTGACGATTATGGATTTTATTAAGCAGCCTATGGAGATAGAAAATCGCAGTATGGAAATTATTGCGCCGCATTTGGAGGGGCTGAATCTCAGCCCAGAGCAGGTGAAGGTTTATTCCCGGCTCATTCATGCGGCAGGTGATGTGGACTATGCGCCTATCATTAAGATGTCTGCGGATGCCATTGAGCAGGCGATGACAGCCTTAAAGGGCGGTTGTGATATTTACACCGATGTGGAAATGGTGCGTACGGGCATCAACAAGCGCAAGCTCGCGTCCTTCGGCGGGCAGGTGCATTGCCTGATTGCCGATGAGGAAGTGGCAAAGACAGCCAAAGAGCAGGGCATTACCCGCTCGATGGCAGCCATGCGCAAGTTTGGTCAGGAGATGAATGGTGCCATCATTGCCATCGGCAATGCGCCCACGGCTCTCTTTGAAGTTCTGCGTCAGGTGGAAGAAGAAAATCTGCGTCCCGCCTGCATCGTGGGTATTCCCGTAGGTTTTGTGGGTGCGGCTGATTCCAAGGCGGAACTTGCGAAGCAGGAAACGGTGCCCTTCATTACCGTTGAAGGCACGAAAGGCGGCAGCCCCATTGCGGCAGCGGCGGTTAATGCCATGATGTACCTCATCAACAACGACAGAGGCTGATTATGGCAGGGAAAATTATCTTAGTCACCGGCGGCGCGCGTTCGGGAAAATCTGCTTTTGCGGAAAAACTGGCGGCGGAGATGGGCACATCTATCGGCTATATTGCCACGGCGCAGATTTACGATGAGGAAATGCGCTATCGGGTCAAGCTGCACCGTGAGCGGCGCCCATCCTCCTGGCAGACCTGGGAAGCCCCGTTTGAGGCGGAAAAAGCGATTGCCGAAGCGGCAAAGTCGCATAAAGTATTGCTCTTTGACTGTCTTACGCTGTATCTCAGCAATCATCTGTGCAGAATCCTCTATGATGAATTAAACGATGAAGTGGCTTATCAGATTGTTGAGAAACAGATGGGCGTCTTGGTGCGGGCGGCGCAGGCAGCTGCTGAGCAGGGGACTTCCACGATTTTTGTCACCAATGAAGTGGGCGCCGGGATTGTGCCGGAAAACAAACTGTCCCGGCTCTATCGGGATGCCAGCGGGCTGAGCAATCAGCGGGTTGCCGCGGCCGCGGACGATGTATACGCCGTTATCGCGGGGATTCCCGTTAATATCAAAAAACTCAATGCCTGCCTTATGCAGGAAAAGGACGGATAAACAAATGGCAAACTCCATTATGCTGATGGGCACGAGCTCTCATGTGGGCAAAAGCATTATCACCACAGCCTTGTGCCGCATTTTTCATCAGGAAGGGCGCAAGGTCGTGCCGTTCAAGGCGCAGAATATGGCGCTCAATTCTTATGTGACCAAAGACGGCAAGGAAATGGGCCGCGCACAGGTGGCGCAGGCCGAAGCGGCAGGACTCGAACCCATGGTCGATATGAATCCAGTGCTATTAAAACCCACGGGCAATTCCTGCTCGCAGGTGGTACTTAATGGCAAGGCCATTGGCAATATGAGTGCCCGCGAATACCACAAGGGCTATTCATTGAAAGCCTTTGGCGCTGTGACCGAGGCTTTAGAGCGGCTGCAGAAAAATTTTGATACGCTGGTCATCGAAGGGGCCGGCAGTCCGGCAGAAGTCAATCTCAAGGCCAACGATATCGTCAATATGCGGGTAGCCAAGCACTTAAATGCGCCGGTGCTCTTGATTGCCGATATTGACCGAGGCGGAGCCCTGGCATCGCTCGTGGGTACACTGGAACTCTTGGACGAGGACGAGCGGGCTTTGGTCAAAGGACTTATCATCAACAAGTTCCGCGGGGATGTGACCTTGCTGACGCCTGCCGTGGATTTTTTGGAGCAGAAGACTGGCAAGCCAGTGCTGGGCATTGTGCCGCATATTGAGGATATGGGCATTGATGATGAGGATTCCGTTTCGCTGGATGATAAAGTGGTGGAACAGGACCAGCCGCAGGCTGATTTGCATATCGCTGTAATCCAGACGCCGAAGATTTCCAACTTCACGGACTTTGACAGTCTGGCGGCAGAGCCGGATGTTTCCCTTTATTATGTGAAGCGCGTGGAAGACTTGGGCGAGCCGGATTTGATTCTGCTGCCCGGTTCTAAGAATACCACGGAGGATTTGCTCCATCTGCGGGAATGTGGGCTCGAAGAAGTCATCCGCGAAAAAGTTGCGGGCGGCACGCCGCTCTGGGGCATTTGCGGTGGCTATCAGATGCTGGGCCAAAAGATTGCGGACCCGCTGCATACGGAATCGGC
The Selenomonas ruminantium AC2024 DNA segment above includes these coding regions:
- a CDS encoding DivIVA domain-containing protein, with the translated sequence MLTPMDIHNKDFKRSFRGYNEDEIDDFLDKVVNDYEKLFRENDRLKEDLARAQKDNEQYHQLEQNLKDTLLVAQKTAEEVTSNARKNAEETRENTAKECQNKIQEAEMNAAKIIEDAKAKAQVIVAEYDRLVREKNNFLRKVKITMESELAIINETLSELPDPEKEEREKKAMGTQAEALQKALSEHQAVPYEAKELGEEESDEEKQED
- the lspA gene encoding signal peptidase II, encoding MAGGLFFVLLVLDQLVKGLVTLTMTPGESVPVIKNFFHITYVLNPGAAFGILPHQSWFFILAGAAMIAVFCFYYPKLKQHCAYFHYGCVALLSGAVSNLIDRVRSGLVIDFFDFRVWPVFNIADIAIVLGVISMIYAILYKEKETDE
- a CDS encoding RluA family pseudouridine synthase, which encodes MNNMEPMVFKAEVKGQRLDVFVVEHCPELSRSHVQKLIEQGMVLVDGAQRKANYKLRGTEEVQVSVPEAEPITAAPEDIPLDILYEDKDIIVVNKARGMVVHPASGVYSGTLVNALLHHCQDLSGINGEIRPGIVHRLDKDTSGVMVCAKNDTAHLDLAEQIRTKTAHRTYWAIVHGNIKEEAGIIKGDIGRHPTDRKKMAIVRENGKPAVTHFKVLERFGEYTLVECKLETGRTHQIRVHMTSIGHPLVNDPKYGPKKSSPFAIQGQALHSLQLTLTHPVTKEEMTFTAPVPSDMEKILTGLRNKRMKAQQ
- the cobM gene encoding precorrin-4 C(11)-methyltransferase, yielding MVHIVGAGPGDPELITVKGANYLKEADVVIYAGSLVNPKLLEYCREDAQIHNSASMTLDEVVATIEQAEKEGKMTVRLHTGDPSVYGAIQEQMDAFRKKNIEFDIVPGVSSCFATAAALQQEYTLPGISQTVIITRNEGRTPVPDKEKLRSLAQHQSTMCIYLSITMLDKVVEELMAGGYPADTPIAIVQRASWPEQKIVRGTLETIVKDIEGKDIDRTAMIVVSHCLGADYDLSRLYAPEFSHMFRKAVKE
- the cbiT gene encoding precorrin-6Y C5,15-methyltransferase (decarboxylating) subunit CbiT, producing the protein MDFLGIADEEFIRQDVPMTKQEIRILSLVKAQIAPDAVVYDIGAGTGSISIEAARLAPQGQVYAIERSSEGIGLIRANVANFAVKNVTVIQAEAPEGLADLPEADAILIGGSGGNLQEILTEVTPKLKASGRLVLNCITVQTLMQCIEFMREHSDTYIYEAIQVQVTRLQQVGTYDMAKANNPIYIVTCWKK
- a CDS encoding MFS transporter, coding for MNKKYLYMLSAGHLSVDINSGSLPALLPFFVSEYGMDYTSIAGLMFASSFLSSIIQPLFGWLADKGSRQWFMVLGVLMAGLSLGVTGFVTNYWSIFAAVTLMGIGSSIFHPEAARNVNAIAGKKKGQGMSIFSVGGNGGFGLGPLLAVFLVTTFGMKGTAFYAIASLFTAAMIALAAPAIRRESARQLAAVTKKATDNPIPRENDWRAFSRLFLVIVFRSTLFTAISSFLPLFCIQVLGASHAVGSATLSIISIAGVLATLVGGLLADRKGYVRTMRYGACLLVPCLAVIVFTQNIWAVYAMLIPMSFAMQGPYAAFVVLGQSYLAKSLGFASGVTLGLSFSLGGIIVPSLGWYADSYGIAAVMLVILAISICCAAATFLLPEPKKA
- the pyrR gene encoding bifunctional pyr operon transcriptional regulator/uracil phosphoribosyltransferase PyrR, encoding MEFTDKTVLMDSEGIRRALTRISHEIVEKNKGVENIVLVGIRTRGVPIAERLAANIEKIEGQKPPVGVLDITLYRDDLSTLAYQPIVRPTELPVDITGKTVVLVDDVLYTGRTIRAALDAIIDNGRPKTIQLAVLIDRGHRELPIRADFVGKNVPTSSKEAISVQLQSTDEAEQVMLREIKE
- a CDS encoding RNA-binding domain-containing protein; the protein is MIENSNTEFKREYTDSIRKAVVAFANTDGGCIYVGIEDDGTVVGVADVDDVQKRVISLCRDGIQPDVMMFLSCDRTVIEDKDVIRLQVQRGTDCPYYLKGKGIRPEGVYVRRGPVSLPAAESQIRKMIREAGDFHYEQERSLEQELTFKETERFLQEAGVPFGEAERRTLRIVSKDGLYTNLGLLLSDQCQHTVKVAIFSGKKQVVFRDRREFSGSLLLQVNQVIEYLDFHNALHSEIRGMKRLDSRDYPVESLREAIFNAFVHRDYGFSGSILVSVYEDRIEILSLGGLAEGVTYNDMMLGVSIPRNPKLAEIFYRLHYVEAFGTGVRRILTDYAECEEKPQFLVSDNAVKVILPNLHAEWDHPVIAEDVVQDERQEYTTEIAADEGVYQLIAAGLDSRKKLQSELGFSLTKTVNILRKLLDEGRIQRVGNGKNTRYRCK